The Gammaproteobacteria bacterium genome includes a region encoding these proteins:
- a CDS encoding thiamine pyrophosphate-binding protein, whose amino-acid sequence MTKFFDIQKSYPDAAPSTFPEAADLIVYCLEQIGTRYIFGVPGGAIEPMYNALARSERRGGIAAVVARHESGAAFMADGYARETGRLGVCVTTTGPGATNVITGVASAYQDDIPLLVITAQTPLETFGRGAVQESSCTGIDTVAMMGFCTHYNSLVSHVKQLERKLVSAICTAFQERGPAHLSIPLDILRTPVPFTGLPLRLVEATQSQRLTDPEAVSALARRIGKARHPVVIIGEGCVAAMGPIRELAERIGALLITTPQGKGLIDPYHPNYRGVCGLAGHASVQKLLRNPSVDLVLVAGTALDEQAAQGWLENEGLKGKLVHVDELSRHFTRSQNADQHLLGNLDAVFIGIMAQLGGAGPQPAWDTRDRAASHYPNIIDFERRMVDRRRQGMSGNGIQAVERRATDRRIQTGASAPRRRFTLGDEAKYLGNTTPIKPQRLMFELARLLPENTCYLADIGNSFLWGIHYLHPHLPQPAVGGRTDNYFRTSMGFASMGWAIGAAVGTAMGNPARPVVCLVGDGSYLMSGQEITTAIQHDLCVIFVILNDGALGTVKHGQRLARAERIGYELPPVDYAALANALGVDAYRVRTPEDLQSIDIGRLCRRRAPALIDVYIDGEETPPLSERMEMLAPQW is encoded by the coding sequence ATATCTTCGGCGTCCCCGGCGGCGCCATCGAGCCGATGTACAACGCCCTCGCGCGCAGCGAGCGCCGCGGTGGCATCGCGGCGGTGGTGGCGCGGCATGAATCGGGCGCCGCCTTCATGGCCGACGGTTACGCCCGCGAAACGGGCCGGCTCGGCGTGTGCGTCACCACCACCGGTCCCGGCGCAACCAATGTCATCACCGGCGTCGCGAGCGCCTATCAGGACGACATCCCGCTGCTGGTGATCACCGCGCAGACGCCGCTCGAGACCTTCGGCCGCGGCGCGGTGCAGGAATCGAGCTGCACCGGCATCGACACCGTGGCGATGATGGGCTTCTGCACGCATTACAATTCGCTGGTTTCCCATGTAAAACAGCTCGAACGCAAGCTGGTCAGCGCCATCTGCACCGCCTTCCAGGAGCGCGGCCCGGCCCACCTGAGTATCCCGCTCGACATCCTGCGGACACCGGTGCCGTTCACCGGCCTGCCCCTCCGCCTGGTCGAGGCGACGCAGAGCCAGAGATTGACGGATCCCGAGGCGGTCTCCGCCCTGGCACGCCGTATCGGCAAGGCGCGCCATCCCGTCGTGATCATCGGCGAGGGGTGCGTCGCCGCCATGGGTCCGATCCGCGAGCTGGCGGAGCGCATCGGCGCCCTCCTGATCACCACGCCGCAGGGCAAGGGACTGATCGACCCCTACCATCCGAACTATCGCGGTGTATGCGGCCTGGCCGGCCATGCCAGTGTTCAGAAGCTGCTCAGGAATCCGTCGGTCGACCTCGTCCTCGTCGCCGGGACAGCGCTTGACGAACAGGCGGCGCAAGGCTGGCTCGAGAACGAAGGACTCAAGGGCAAGCTCGTCCATGTCGACGAATTGTCGCGCCACTTCACCCGCTCACAGAACGCTGACCAGCATTTGCTGGGCAACCTCGATGCGGTGTTCATCGGCATCATGGCCCAGCTCGGCGGCGCCGGACCGCAGCCGGCGTGGGACACCAGGGATCGCGCCGCATCGCACTACCCGAACATCATCGACTTCGAGCGCCGGATGGTCGACCGGCGCCGGCAGGGCATGAGCGGAAACGGCATCCAAGCGGTCGAGCGCCGTGCGACGGACCGCCGCATTCAAACCGGCGCATCAGCGCCCAGGCGCCGTTTCACCCTAGGCGACGAGGCGAAATACCTCGGCAACACGACGCCGATCAAGCCGCAGCGCCTGATGTTCGAGCTCGCGCGCCTGCTGCCTGAGAACACCTGCTACCTGGCCGACATCGGCAACAGCTTCCTGTGGGGCATCCATTACCTGCATCCGCATCTGCCCCAACCGGCCGTCGGCGGTCGCACCGACAACTATTTCCGCACCAGCATGGGCTTCGCCTCCATGGGTTGGGCCATCGGCGCGGCGGTGGGCACCGCGATGGGCAATCCCGCGCGGCCGGTGGTGTGCCTGGTCGGCGACGGCAGCTACCTGATGAGTGGACAGGAGATCACTACCGCGATTCAGCACGATCTCTGCGTCATTTTCGTGATCCTGAACGACGGCGCACTGGGCACGGTGAAACACGGGCAGCGCCTCGCCCGCGCCGAACGCATCGGCTACGAGCTGCCGCCGGTGGATTACGCCGCTCTCGCGAACGCCCTCGGCGTCGACGCCTACCGTGTGCGAACCCCGGAAGACCTGCAGTCCATCGATATCGGCCGCCTGTGCCGGCGGCGGGCTCCCGCACTGATCGATGTCTACATCGACGGCGAGGAGACCCCTCCGCTCTCGGAACGCATGGAAATGCTCGCCCCACAGTGGTAA
- a CDS encoding ubiquinone/menaquinone biosynthesis protein, whose amino-acid sequence MANTTHEPPASFPRTPSCDNRPLWDIWLSGFRLPALTVADELGLFAFLDANPSATPTIAERFELSERACEALINLLCALGFLAKRNGLFHISELARNYLLPDSPYYWGGVLHTVKHMPVSHDMILEAIRRDTGGDARLAKPFTEDWENNTLAQEQARSFTAKMHSHGFPAAVALARSGRLSGTRQLLDIGGGSGCYSIALAAADPVVQCTVADLPAVCPVTQQYIDSFGLTDRVRTLALDMFNDPWPRGQDAILFSDILHDWERSRCLWLIKTSYENLPRGGRIFLHEVLLEDDKIGPPTANAYSLAMLLVTKGQQFSARELEVMLAESGFTDIISCPSHAYYSLISGRKP is encoded by the coding sequence ATGGCGAATACCACGCATGAGCCTCCGGCATCCTTTCCTCGAACTCCGAGCTGCGACAACCGACCGTTATGGGACATCTGGCTCTCCGGATTTCGCCTGCCTGCGCTGACGGTGGCGGATGAACTGGGCCTGTTCGCCTTTCTTGACGCAAATCCATCCGCTACCCCAACCATCGCAGAGCGATTCGAGTTGAGCGAGCGGGCGTGCGAGGCCTTGATCAATCTGCTCTGCGCCCTCGGGTTCCTCGCCAAGCGTAATGGGCTGTTTCATATCTCAGAACTCGCGCGCAACTATCTTTTGCCAGACAGTCCCTATTATTGGGGCGGTGTGCTGCACACGGTAAAACACATGCCGGTGAGTCACGACATGATCCTGGAAGCTATCCGGCGCGACACTGGCGGCGATGCCCGACTGGCCAAACCCTTCACTGAGGACTGGGAAAACAATACGCTGGCACAGGAACAAGCCAGGAGCTTTACGGCCAAGATGCACAGCCATGGCTTCCCGGCAGCCGTGGCGCTTGCCCGTAGCGGACGACTGAGCGGCACCCGCCAGTTGCTCGATATAGGTGGCGGATCGGGATGTTATTCGATCGCGCTCGCTGCGGCGGATCCAGTAGTACAATGCACAGTCGCCGATCTGCCCGCCGTATGCCCGGTAACGCAGCAGTACATTGACTCCTTTGGACTGACCGACCGTGTCCGGACTCTGGCACTGGACATGTTCAATGATCCTTGGCCGCGCGGACAGGACGCTATCCTGTTCAGCGACATCCTGCACGACTGGGAACGTTCGCGCTGTCTCTGGCTGATCAAAACCAGTTACGAGAATCTGCCACGTGGTGGGCGGATCTTCCTGCACGAGGTATTGCTGGAAGACGACAAGATTGGCCCGCCAACGGCGAACGCCTACTCACTGGCCATGCTGCTGGTCACCAAGGGCCAGCAATTCAGTGCGAGGGAGCTAGAGGTGATGCTCGCCGAATCGGGATTCACCGACATCATCAGCTGCCCCTCCCATGCCTATTATTCGCTTATCAGCGGACGGAAACCCTGA